Proteins from one Gimesia maris genomic window:
- the accD gene encoding acetyl-CoA carboxylase, carboxyltransferase subunit beta, with translation MSSAPKSNIDSWLSHTSRPKRGVPEGLWQRCPACNATVFCKQVEQGLGLCPECDHHFYISAETRIQQLLDPDSFEEWFPDITAGDPLVFADKNKTYKDRILIEQKKTGMKDACIVGRGYMRGRPLVIGITDSAFIMGSMGSVVGEKLTRAIEQATALKLPLIIISGSGGGARMHEGIFSLMQMGKVSAALGRFHDKGGLFISVLTNPTMGGVAASFASLGDIVVAEPEALIGFAGPRVVEATIKSPLPEGFQTSEFLLEHGFVDRIISRPKLRSELARLIDYCA, from the coding sequence ATGAGTTCAGCTCCGAAATCTAATATTGATTCATGGTTAAGTCATACTTCCCGCCCCAAACGGGGAGTACCGGAAGGGCTCTGGCAACGGTGTCCCGCCTGTAACGCCACAGTTTTCTGCAAGCAGGTCGAGCAGGGACTGGGCCTTTGTCCGGAATGTGATCATCATTTTTACATTTCAGCAGAAACCCGCATTCAGCAACTGCTTGACCCTGACAGTTTTGAAGAATGGTTTCCGGATATCACCGCCGGTGACCCGTTAGTATTTGCGGACAAAAACAAAACATACAAAGACCGGATCCTGATTGAGCAGAAGAAAACGGGCATGAAAGATGCCTGTATTGTAGGGCGTGGATATATGCGCGGTCGCCCCCTGGTGATTGGCATCACCGACTCTGCCTTCATTATGGGCAGTATGGGATCTGTAGTAGGCGAAAAGCTGACACGCGCCATCGAACAGGCGACTGCACTGAAACTGCCCTTGATCATTATCAGTGGTTCCGGCGGTGGTGCACGCATGCATGAAGGCATTTTCTCCCTGATGCAAATGGGTAAGGTCTCTGCCGCTCTCGGGCGATTCCATGATAAAGGAGGGTTGTTTATTTCGGTATTAACCAACCCTACTATGGGAGGGGTGGCTGCCAGTTTTGCCTCACTGGGGGATATTGTGGTCGCAGAACCAGAAGCACTGATCGGATTCGCCGGACCGCGGGTCGTTGAGGCTACAATTAAAAGCCCGCTGCCTGAAGGTTTCCAGACCAGTGAGTTTCTGCTTGAACACGGGTTCGTTGACCGGATTATTTCCAGACCAAAACTTCGCTCGGAACTGGCTCGCCTGATCGATTATTGTGCCTGA
- a CDS encoding histidine phosphatase family protein produces MPTVVLIRPGCTDFDKDERIQGTLDLPLNAEGEEQVKNLVAQIENSGIETIITSSSEPALSTAEQLGENLGIPVKEKEGLKNLNQGLWQGLEYEEVRRKYPKLLKQWTESPETVCPPEGELASEAVKRVQKTLQKYLKKKQNFAIVASEPLATIISCLLRNENKDKISFEHNGKFCQNEMFEILESPPKKSDSKQVSSDDQTEKKDSPQGQGNHTEKWRFEEAK; encoded by the coding sequence ATGCCAACGGTGGTGCTGATACGACCTGGTTGTACAGACTTTGATAAAGATGAACGAATACAAGGAACGCTCGACCTTCCTCTGAACGCGGAAGGTGAGGAGCAGGTCAAGAATCTCGTTGCGCAGATTGAAAACTCAGGGATAGAAACGATTATCACATCCTCTTCAGAACCAGCCCTGTCAACTGCTGAGCAGTTAGGGGAAAACCTGGGAATTCCTGTCAAGGAAAAAGAAGGGCTGAAAAATTTGAACCAGGGCCTCTGGCAGGGACTGGAGTACGAGGAAGTACGCCGGAAATACCCGAAACTGCTGAAACAATGGACCGAATCACCAGAAACAGTTTGCCCCCCCGAGGGAGAACTGGCCTCTGAAGCAGTGAAACGCGTGCAAAAAACACTACAAAAGTACCTGAAAAAGAAACAGAATTTTGCTATCGTAGCTTCTGAACCTCTGGCAACAATTATTTCCTGCCTGTTGCGAAATGAGAATAAAGATAAAATTTCTTTTGAGCACAACGGGAAATTTTGCCAGAATGAAATGTTCGAAATTCTTGAATCGCCTCCCAAAAAAAGTGATTCAAAGCAGGTAAGTTCGGACGATCAAACAGAAAAGAAGGATTCCCCCCAGGGTCAAGGAAACCACACCGAGAAGTGGCGGTTCGAGGAGGCCAAATAA
- the rpe gene encoding ribulose-phosphate 3-epimerase, whose translation MTNSELKYKLNSNSPVIAPSMLKCDFGNLHREIELLEDAGAQVLHWDVMDGHFVPNLSYGALLIERVRSLTSMAFDAHLMISHPEKYIDDYIKAGCNSITVHIEAVPDPGDILKHLNQSGVIPGLAVSPETPLSAVEPYLDQAGLVLIMSVEPGFGGQSFIESSIEKIKQLKSMIPADTILSVDGGIAMDTIAETAGAGANYFVVGSAIFDQADYSTAVSELAAKAGSKTASST comes from the coding sequence ATGACTAACTCAGAACTTAAGTATAAATTGAATTCGAATTCTCCCGTGATCGCACCTTCAATGCTGAAGTGTGATTTCGGTAATCTGCATCGGGAAATCGAACTGCTGGAAGATGCTGGCGCTCAAGTACTCCACTGGGATGTTATGGATGGTCATTTTGTCCCCAACCTTTCGTATGGCGCACTGTTGATTGAACGAGTCCGCTCATTGACCAGCATGGCCTTTGATGCGCACTTAATGATCAGCCATCCGGAAAAGTACATTGATGACTACATCAAAGCCGGCTGTAATTCCATCACCGTACATATCGAAGCAGTTCCCGATCCCGGTGATATTTTAAAACATTTAAATCAGTCGGGGGTCATCCCTGGCCTGGCCGTCAGTCCTGAAACTCCCCTGAGTGCTGTCGAACCCTACCTGGATCAGGCGGGCCTGGTCCTGATTATGAGCGTGGAACCCGGGTTCGGCGGACAATCCTTCATCGAATCGAGCATTGAGAAAATCAAACAGCTGAAATCAATGATTCCCGCCGACACGATACTGTCGGTCGACGGCGGAATTGCCATGGATACCATTGCTGAAACGGCCGGCGCAGGCGCCAACTATTTTGTAGTTGGAAGTGCCATCTTTGATCAGGCCGACTATTCTACAGCTGTCAGCGAACTGGCTGCAAAAGCCGGGAGCAAGACAGCTTCCTCAACTTAA
- the gap gene encoding type I glyceraldehyde-3-phosphate dehydrogenase — protein sequence MAAVKVGINGFGRIGRITFRALAARPEEFEVVAINDLGDPKKLAWLLKYDSVQGRFPGTVDVDGSDLIVNGKKVRVCAERDPRELPWKELGVEVALESTGFFTNREADGKPGYDSHLTAGARKVVISAPAKDTPDMTVVFGVNDDQLTSEHICVSNASCTTNCLAPMAKVLHENFGIEHGLMTTVHAYTNDQRVSDQLHSDPLRARAAALNIIPTTTGAAKAVGLVLPELNGKLTGLSLRVPVPVGSITDLVVNLSKDVTVEEVNAAMKAAADGPMKGILEYNTDPIVSSDIVGNTHSSIFDASWTTVIGGKMLKVLSWYDNEYGYSNRTADMIARLAQL from the coding sequence GTGGCTGCGGTAAAGGTTGGTATTAATGGTTTTGGTCGTATTGGGCGTATTACATTCAGAGCACTCGCTGCTCGTCCAGAAGAATTCGAAGTAGTCGCCATCAACGACCTCGGAGATCCTAAAAAACTGGCTTGGTTGTTAAAATACGACAGTGTTCAGGGTCGTTTTCCTGGAACTGTTGACGTCGATGGAAGCGATCTGATCGTCAATGGTAAAAAAGTTCGTGTCTGTGCTGAACGTGATCCCCGTGAACTTCCCTGGAAAGAACTGGGAGTCGAAGTGGCTTTGGAGTCGACGGGCTTTTTCACAAACCGTGAAGCCGACGGAAAACCAGGTTACGACAGCCACCTGACCGCTGGAGCTCGTAAAGTTGTCATTTCTGCACCTGCGAAAGATACACCAGATATGACTGTTGTATTTGGTGTCAATGATGACCAGCTGACCTCTGAGCACATCTGTGTTTCAAATGCCAGCTGTACAACAAACTGCCTGGCTCCCATGGCCAAAGTCCTGCATGAAAACTTTGGAATTGAACACGGTTTAATGACGACCGTGCACGCTTACACCAACGACCAGCGTGTTTCAGACCAGTTGCATTCAGATCCTCTGCGGGCACGAGCCGCTGCTCTGAATATTATTCCGACAACGACTGGTGCTGCGAAAGCAGTGGGACTCGTCCTGCCAGAATTGAATGGTAAATTAACTGGGCTCAGCCTGCGTGTTCCAGTACCTGTAGGCAGTATTACTGACCTGGTCGTGAATCTGAGTAAAGATGTGACCGTCGAAGAAGTCAATGCTGCCATGAAAGCTGCTGCAGACGGCCCAATGAAGGGCATTCTGGAGTATAACACAGACCCCATCGTTTCCAGCGATATCGTGGGAAATACCCACAGCTCTATCTTTGATGCCAGCTGGACAACAGTAATTGGTGGAAAAATGCTCAAGGTCTTAAGCTGGTACGATAACGAATATGGTTATTCAAACCGGACCGCAGACATGATCGCTCGTCTGGCCCAACTATAA
- a CDS encoding hybrid sensor histidine kinase/response regulator, with translation MDDILQEFLAESWENLGQLDSEIVELEKDPQNAELIASIFRTIHTIKGTCGFLGLTNLGAVAHSAENVLGKMRERMLEVSPGAISLVLEAIDRIKELLQGLEATGEEPKTDHSTLTLMLDELANLATAPLESPPQQPPSAPVSGQVEDISVENQVEDKPLGGPSPTDIADSNESEPAALTDSHPEVLAESADPLTPAAGGTEEGAVRSSKVSVADLSIRVNVNVVDSLMNLVGELVLTRNQLLQLARGDEESKYAAPITHLNRVTTDLQEGVMKTRMQPIGNAWNKLPRLVRDLSQVTNKHIELVMTGAETELDRTVLDAIKDPLTHMVRNSADHGIESSEVRKAAGKAESGTIHLNAYHEGGHVIIEIQDDGAGISRERVLKKAISQGLIKEVDAPHVTDSHVFSMIFQAGFSTAEQVSSISGRGVGMDVVRTQIEKIGGTVDLNSKMGKGTTVRIKIPLTLAIVSALVLESGSQPFAIPQLGVVELVRLSAEDCKKIETIHDKKVFRLRDRLLPLVHLNEVLQLEEDTPKDDDLQDTNIVVVQVGEDQFGLIVSRIFDTEEIVVKPVGRLLKNIGLYQGTTILGDGRVVMILDVGGIFNQCGGSSAHSQSVAEEATASSDRNTISMLLFGVKDNVTMAVPLSLVARLEEFPLESIELNGDRKVVQYRDNLLPLLSIEGAGFGGGEPVDPQPVIVFSENNRSMGLMVNEIKDIIDEQLVIRMQSDRPGVLGTAIIGKNAIDVIDTQYYVTRSTPNWFEKVEDKKSFRVLIVDDSMFFRQLVATALETEGYSVVARDSCIAAVELLEKDSRFHAVITDLDLPMMDGFEFCEWLKSQQNTQELSVIALTSANSSADQARARESGFDEFLVKFNSHELISCLDESFARLKYKTGVNA, from the coding sequence ATGGACGATATTCTGCAGGAGTTTTTGGCAGAAAGCTGGGAGAATTTAGGTCAATTAGACTCGGAAATAGTAGAGCTTGAGAAAGATCCCCAGAATGCTGAGCTGATAGCCAGTATCTTTCGCACTATTCACACTATTAAAGGGACCTGTGGTTTTCTTGGTCTCACAAATCTTGGTGCAGTTGCGCATTCGGCAGAAAATGTTCTGGGAAAGATGCGTGAGCGGATGCTCGAAGTGTCTCCGGGAGCGATTTCGCTGGTTCTGGAGGCTATCGACCGGATTAAAGAGCTCTTACAGGGCCTGGAAGCAACCGGAGAAGAACCGAAAACAGATCATTCGACTTTAACTCTGATGTTGGACGAGCTGGCTAACCTGGCGACAGCTCCGCTGGAGTCACCTCCTCAGCAGCCCCCTTCTGCTCCTGTTTCGGGGCAAGTCGAAGACATTTCAGTGGAAAACCAGGTTGAAGATAAACCGCTCGGCGGACCGAGTCCGACTGACATCGCTGATTCCAATGAAAGTGAACCAGCCGCACTCACTGATTCTCATCCAGAGGTTCTGGCAGAATCAGCAGATCCGCTGACTCCCGCTGCAGGTGGGACCGAAGAGGGAGCAGTCCGTTCTTCCAAAGTAAGTGTGGCAGACCTGTCTATTCGTGTGAATGTGAATGTGGTTGACAGTCTGATGAACCTGGTGGGTGAACTGGTACTGACACGTAACCAACTGTTGCAACTGGCGCGGGGGGATGAGGAGTCGAAATACGCTGCTCCCATCACTCATTTGAATCGGGTGACAACAGATCTGCAGGAAGGCGTGATGAAGACACGCATGCAGCCAATCGGGAATGCGTGGAACAAGCTTCCCCGTCTGGTACGCGATTTATCTCAGGTGACGAATAAACATATCGAACTGGTAATGACCGGGGCCGAAACGGAACTGGACCGAACCGTTCTGGATGCCATCAAAGATCCCCTGACTCACATGGTGAGGAACTCTGCCGATCACGGCATTGAGTCCTCTGAGGTTCGTAAAGCAGCCGGTAAAGCAGAATCGGGAACGATTCACTTGAACGCGTATCATGAGGGCGGACATGTCATCATCGAGATACAGGACGATGGTGCTGGAATCAGTCGTGAACGGGTTTTGAAAAAGGCAATTTCACAGGGATTAATCAAAGAAGTCGACGCACCTCATGTGACGGACAGTCATGTGTTTTCCATGATCTTTCAGGCAGGATTCTCAACAGCGGAACAGGTCAGCTCCATTTCCGGGCGCGGCGTAGGCATGGATGTTGTTCGAACTCAGATTGAAAAAATCGGGGGAACTGTAGACCTCAATTCTAAAATGGGAAAAGGGACGACAGTCAGAATTAAAATTCCGTTAACCCTGGCGATTGTATCTGCACTGGTGCTGGAGAGTGGTTCACAGCCTTTCGCAATCCCTCAACTGGGCGTGGTGGAACTGGTTCGACTCTCTGCAGAAGACTGCAAAAAAATCGAGACGATTCATGATAAAAAGGTATTTCGTCTGCGAGATCGTCTGTTACCACTCGTGCATCTGAATGAAGTTTTGCAACTGGAAGAGGATACTCCCAAAGATGACGATCTGCAGGACACGAACATCGTGGTGGTTCAGGTAGGTGAAGATCAGTTTGGACTGATCGTTTCCCGGATTTTCGATACCGAAGAAATCGTGGTAAAGCCGGTAGGACGCCTCTTAAAGAATATCGGACTCTACCAGGGAACGACCATCCTGGGAGATGGTCGGGTGGTGATGATTCTCGATGTGGGAGGAATCTTTAATCAGTGTGGCGGGAGTTCAGCTCATTCTCAATCGGTTGCCGAAGAAGCAACGGCGAGTTCTGACCGGAATACCATCAGTATGCTGCTGTTCGGTGTGAAAGATAATGTGACAATGGCTGTGCCGCTGTCCCTGGTCGCACGACTGGAAGAATTTCCGCTGGAAAGTATTGAATTAAATGGAGACCGCAAGGTAGTCCAATACCGCGATAACCTGTTACCGCTGCTTTCAATCGAAGGCGCTGGTTTTGGTGGTGGAGAACCCGTTGATCCGCAACCTGTTATCGTCTTTTCTGAAAATAACCGTTCGATGGGACTGATGGTTAATGAGATCAAAGACATTATTGATGAGCAGCTTGTAATTCGGATGCAGTCAGATCGGCCGGGCGTGCTGGGGACTGCCATCATCGGCAAAAATGCGATTGATGTGATTGATACTCAATATTACGTGACCCGCTCAACGCCGAACTGGTTTGAAAAAGTTGAAGATAAAAAATCGTTTCGAGTTTTAATTGTGGATGATTCGATGTTCTTCAGGCAATTGGTGGCAACCGCGCTGGAAACGGAAGGCTACTCTGTAGTGGCCAGGGACAGTTGCATCGCCGCTGTCGAACTTCTGGAGAAAGATTCCAGGTTCCATGCCGTCATTACAGATCTGGATCTGCCAATGATGGATGGTTTTGAGTTCTGCGAATGGCTTAAGTCTCAGCAGAATACTCAGGAGTTGAGTGTGATTGCTTTAACCTCTGCAAACAGTTCTGCAGATCAGGCCCGGGCCCGGGAGTCCGGTTTTGATGAGTTTCTGGTTAAATTTAATTCGCATGAACTGATCTCCTGTCTGGATGAGTCTTTTGCACGATTGAAATATAAAACAGGAGTAAATGCATGA
- a CDS encoding chemotaxis protein CheW has product MSIAVTDSGSGMESQLDYSSQYVSFRVDDQLLGMPVNMVQEVLTEQVISPTPLARAEIKGLLNLRGQIVTAVSLRKRLGLPDLEDDRSMNVVTRVGEESFSLLVDEVGDVINVSGRSMEPVPRTLDPHWRAVTIGVFQLDEGLFVILDVETILNFE; this is encoded by the coding sequence ATGAGCATCGCAGTCACCGATTCCGGTAGTGGGATGGAGTCTCAGTTAGATTATTCGAGTCAGTATGTCTCGTTCCGCGTTGATGACCAGTTACTGGGCATGCCTGTAAATATGGTTCAGGAAGTGTTGACGGAGCAGGTGATTTCACCGACACCACTGGCACGCGCGGAGATCAAAGGTCTGTTAAATCTGCGTGGTCAGATTGTAACAGCCGTGAGCCTGCGCAAACGCCTGGGGCTGCCTGACCTGGAAGACGACCGTTCTATGAATGTTGTTACGCGGGTGGGTGAAGAATCCTTCAGCCTGCTGGTTGATGAAGTTGGCGATGTGATCAATGTGTCAGGTCGCTCCATGGAGCCGGTGCCAAGAACTTTGGATCCACACTGGCGGGCGGTGACCATTGGTGTGTTTCAACTGGATGAAGGATTGTTTGTCATCCTGGATGTGGAAACAATTTTAAATTTTGAGTGA
- a CDS encoding methyl-accepting chemotaxis protein: MDLNVTALRESFELVAPRADQLAERFYEKLFEDYPDLLRYFTHTDFSEQRGKLIQALVLVLKSLESPPALTKVLHQLGKEHGEMGIQDDDYPPVTDTLLRVLAEFAEDQWSEELEETWRQALKAVSTTMIEGAQDSSRAKQLQSTAVSGSVGAGFEEVDSLVEDQPISEQDDQTNSELPLRSEAQINHPKEKSIMSIDSVQNTGQSAATEQSQDTDQFYGIVEHSPQSILFLNPEGTVTYANHKGQELIQELSSDLGVSPQKLVGGSISQLFTKLPELKAALSGLTGEQSITASLGDRSLKISLNQLASAGTILTWEDITEQVKLEESNCDYSGQLGAISDAQAVIEFNMDGTIITANHNFCATLGYSLEEIQGKHHRMFVEPEYQISNEYKEFWEKLNAGLNQVAEYKRIGKGGKEIWISASYNPIRNKAGKLFKVVKYASDITKKKLAENDMVRIQNMMDNIPINVLLANKDFEMVYMNPASYKQLKELEHLLPKPVDQLIGQSIDIFHKNPEVQRRMLADPSNLPHRAKIKVGDETLDLLATAIMDQEGNYIGPMVSWSVVTEQVRMADDFENEIQGIVGVVTSSATEMQASSKSLSDMSDETARQSQVVAAASEEATRNVETVSSAAEELSASISEISRHVQEQSHMTSQAVGEADRTNDTIKQLGDASSEIGQVVKVITSIAQQTNLLALNATIEAARAGEAGKGFAVVANEVKELARQTARATEEISEKIAAIQGSTNIAVSAIGSIGESIRKIDEISTTIASAVEEQTAATNEISRNVAEAARGTAEVTNNISGVSQAASDSGTAANDMLAAAQGLTQESVKLDEAAAAFLKRMRAI; this comes from the coding sequence GTGGATCTCAATGTCACTGCATTGCGGGAATCGTTCGAACTGGTTGCGCCACGTGCTGACCAGTTGGCAGAACGGTTTTATGAAAAGCTGTTCGAGGACTACCCCGATCTGCTGCGCTATTTCACGCATACCGATTTTTCAGAACAGCGCGGGAAACTGATTCAGGCGCTGGTTCTGGTTTTGAAGTCGCTCGAGAGCCCCCCTGCACTGACCAAAGTGTTACACCAGTTGGGGAAAGAACATGGCGAAATGGGCATCCAGGATGATGACTACCCGCCAGTCACGGATACTCTGCTCAGAGTGCTGGCAGAGTTTGCTGAAGATCAATGGAGTGAAGAGCTGGAAGAGACCTGGCGTCAGGCTCTCAAAGCAGTTTCGACAACGATGATTGAAGGTGCCCAAGACTCAAGTCGCGCAAAACAGCTTCAATCAACGGCAGTATCAGGCTCAGTGGGAGCCGGTTTTGAAGAAGTGGATTCCCTGGTGGAAGACCAGCCGATTTCAGAACAAGATGACCAAACCAATTCAGAACTACCTTTACGATCTGAAGCACAGATCAACCATCCGAAGGAGAAGAGTATTATGTCGATTGATTCAGTACAGAATACGGGACAGAGCGCGGCTACTGAACAGTCGCAGGATACAGATCAGTTTTATGGTATTGTGGAACACAGTCCTCAATCCATTCTGTTTCTGAACCCGGAAGGAACAGTAACCTACGCGAATCATAAAGGTCAGGAACTCATTCAGGAACTGAGCAGTGACCTGGGGGTGAGCCCGCAGAAGCTGGTGGGTGGTTCGATCAGCCAGCTGTTTACGAAACTGCCAGAACTGAAGGCCGCGTTATCGGGATTAACCGGTGAGCAGTCGATCACGGCTTCCCTTGGAGACCGCTCGCTGAAAATCAGTTTGAATCAGCTTGCTTCTGCAGGAACTATCCTGACCTGGGAAGATATCACTGAGCAGGTGAAACTGGAAGAATCAAACTGTGATTATTCGGGACAACTGGGGGCTATCAGTGACGCACAGGCAGTCATCGAATTTAATATGGATGGAACGATTATTACTGCCAATCACAATTTCTGTGCCACACTTGGCTATTCTCTGGAAGAGATTCAGGGGAAGCATCACAGGATGTTTGTCGAACCAGAATACCAGATCAGTAATGAATACAAAGAATTCTGGGAAAAACTGAATGCAGGACTGAACCAGGTTGCTGAATACAAGCGGATCGGTAAAGGAGGCAAGGAAATCTGGATTTCTGCCTCTTATAATCCCATACGGAATAAAGCGGGCAAGCTGTTTAAGGTTGTCAAATACGCATCAGACATTACAAAGAAAAAACTAGCTGAAAATGATATGGTCCGCATTCAGAACATGATGGATAATATTCCAATCAATGTTCTGCTCGCAAACAAAGATTTCGAAATGGTCTACATGAATCCTGCTTCTTACAAGCAGTTGAAAGAGCTTGAGCACCTGCTGCCCAAACCCGTAGATCAGTTGATTGGTCAGAGTATTGACATTTTTCATAAGAATCCGGAAGTACAGCGACGTATGCTGGCCGATCCTTCAAATCTGCCACACCGAGCTAAAATCAAAGTGGGAGATGAAACCCTGGACCTGCTGGCAACGGCAATTATGGATCAGGAAGGCAATTATATCGGTCCGATGGTTTCCTGGTCTGTGGTAACAGAACAGGTCAGAATGGCAGATGACTTTGAGAACGAAATTCAGGGCATTGTCGGAGTCGTGACTTCTTCTGCTACCGAGATGCAGGCCAGTTCCAAGAGTCTGTCTGATATGTCGGATGAAACGGCACGACAGTCTCAAGTCGTCGCCGCGGCCAGTGAAGAAGCAACTCGAAATGTTGAGACCGTATCGTCTGCTGCAGAAGAATTGAGCGCTTCGATCAGCGAAATCTCACGCCACGTACAAGAGCAGTCTCACATGACATCGCAGGCTGTAGGAGAAGCAGATCGTACCAATGACACCATTAAGCAACTGGGTGATGCCAGCAGCGAAATCGGTCAGGTCGTGAAGGTAATTACTTCCATCGCTCAGCAGACAAATCTGCTGGCATTGAATGCGACCATCGAAGCGGCCCGTGCCGGTGAAGCCGGTAAGGGATTTGCTGTGGTTGCGAATGAAGTAAAAGAACTGGCACGCCAGACTGCTCGTGCTACTGAGGAGATCAGTGAAAAGATTGCTGCGATCCAGGGGTCAACAAATATCGCTGTTTCTGCAATCGGTTCGATTGGTGAAAGCATCCGCAAGATTGATGAAATTTCAACCACCATTGCCAGTGCTGTCGAAGAACAGACGGCAGCGACGAATGAGATCTCCCGCAATGTGGCGGAAGCCGCTCGTGGGACTGCTGAGGTGACCAATAATATCTCAGGCGTTTCCCAGGCAGCAAGTGACAGTGGAACAGCCGCCAATGACATGCTGGCAGCTGCTCAAGGACTGACACAGGAATCTGTGAAGCTGGATGAAGCCGCTGCCGCCTTCCTGAAACGGATGCGAGCCATCTAA
- a CDS encoding response regulator: MKTILLVDDSRAVRLVGRRIMGTFGLNVLEAEDGKQALEVARANPELDAVLLDWNMPIMDGMEFLKALRAEAREKQPIVVMCTTENDMPQIVQAMQAGANEYIMKPFTEDIVRDKLEETGVL, translated from the coding sequence ATGAAGACAATATTACTTGTAGATGATTCCCGCGCAGTCAGACTGGTGGGACGACGTATCATGGGAACCTTCGGGTTGAATGTTCTGGAAGCAGAAGATGGCAAACAGGCTTTGGAAGTCGCTCGTGCGAATCCGGAACTGGACGCAGTTCTTCTCGACTGGAACATGCCGATCATGGATGGGATGGAATTCCTGAAAGCTTTACGGGCAGAAGCACGTGAGAAGCAGCCAATTGTGGTAATGTGCACAACAGAAAACGATATGCCTCAAATCGTACAGGCCATGCAGGCGGGTGCGAATGAATATATCATGAAGCCGTTTACCGAGGACATTGTCAGGGACAAACTGGAAGAAACAGGTGTTCTGTGA
- a CDS encoding protein-glutamate methylesterase/protein-glutamine glutaminase, protein MSHSIIKVLLVDDSAVIRGLMTQAINLDAEVKVVGSAMHGQTALTWLKANRADVVVLDVEMPVMDGISCLKQLKQDYPELPVIMASSLTRAGAEVTLQALDLGAAGCIPKPVATNSAAAIEQVARDLLPLIKALVKKHSTDQSDCSRFKTAVVQRPAKTPMVMVVGSSTGGPNALKTMLTALPEKFSLPILIAQHMPPLFTRTLAEHIERETKRPTSEARDGALIERGHIYIAPGDFHMVIDKQDDRMIIRLNQDAPEHFCRPSVNPLYASAAKWYGSSVLAVMLTGMGDDGIEGAESISERKGYIIAQDEQSSVVWGMPGAIAKAGLASQVLPLRNIAPELARLCSL, encoded by the coding sequence GTGAGCCATTCGATCATCAAGGTACTGCTGGTCGATGACTCAGCTGTAATACGGGGCTTGATGACACAGGCGATTAATCTGGATGCGGAAGTGAAAGTAGTCGGCTCTGCGATGCATGGTCAGACAGCTCTCACCTGGCTGAAGGCGAATCGGGCTGATGTTGTGGTCCTGGATGTTGAGATGCCTGTCATGGACGGGATCTCATGTCTGAAACAGTTGAAGCAGGATTATCCGGAACTTCCGGTCATCATGGCCAGTTCTCTGACTCGAGCAGGAGCAGAGGTCACTCTCCAGGCACTTGATCTGGGGGCAGCAGGCTGTATTCCAAAGCCCGTTGCCACTAATTCAGCAGCAGCGATCGAGCAGGTTGCCCGGGATCTGTTGCCGCTCATCAAAGCGCTTGTGAAAAAACATAGTACAGACCAGTCGGATTGCTCCCGTTTCAAGACGGCAGTCGTTCAACGACCGGCCAAAACACCGATGGTGATGGTGGTTGGTTCGAGTACTGGTGGGCCGAATGCACTCAAAACCATGTTGACTGCATTACCAGAAAAATTTTCGTTGCCGATTTTGATTGCCCAGCACATGCCACCTCTGTTTACGCGGACCCTGGCTGAGCACATCGAACGGGAGACGAAGCGTCCAACCTCTGAAGCCAGGGACGGAGCGTTAATAGAGCGAGGCCATATTTATATTGCCCCGGGGGATTTCCATATGGTGATTGATAAACAGGATGACCGGATGATAATCCGCCTGAATCAGGATGCCCCGGAACATTTTTGCCGCCCTTCCGTAAATCCATTATACGCTTCTGCTGCCAAATGGTATGGCAGCTCAGTACTGGCAGTCATGCTGACCGGTATGGGAGATGATGGTATCGAAGGCGCGGAATCAATCAGTGAGCGTAAAGGTTATATTATCGCACAAGACGAGCAGAGTAGTGTTGTCTGGGGAATGCCTGGCGCGATTGCCAAGGCAGGACTGGCCAGCCAGGTCTTACCACTCAGGAATATTGCTCCTGAACTGGCCCGACTTTGTTCTTTATAG